A region from the Inhella inkyongensis genome encodes:
- a CDS encoding YebC/PmpR family DNA-binding transcriptional regulator: MAGHSKWANIQHRKGRQDEKRGKVWTRLTREIIVAARSGGGDIAMNPRLRLAIANAKAANMPADNIKRNVDKATGNLEGVTYEEIRYEGYGIGGAAIIVDTMTDNRVRTVAEVRHAFSKYGGNLGTEGSVAFQFKHCGQLIFAPGTSEDALMEAALDAGAEDVITGDDGAIEVLTAAADFEAVRDALEAKGFKAEIAEVTMRAENNIALAGDDAARMQKLLDVIEDLDDVQNVYHNAELDLP, translated from the coding sequence ATGGCCGGACATTCCAAATGGGCGAACATCCAGCACCGAAAAGGCCGTCAGGACGAGAAGCGCGGCAAGGTTTGGACCCGGCTGACGCGTGAAATCATCGTCGCGGCCCGCAGCGGTGGCGGCGACATTGCGATGAATCCGCGCCTGCGCTTGGCCATTGCCAACGCCAAGGCCGCCAACATGCCGGCCGACAACATCAAGCGCAATGTGGACAAGGCCACCGGCAACCTCGAGGGCGTGACCTACGAAGAAATCCGCTACGAGGGCTATGGCATTGGCGGCGCGGCCATCATCGTGGACACGATGACGGACAACCGCGTGCGCACGGTGGCCGAAGTGCGGCATGCCTTCAGCAAATACGGCGGCAATCTGGGCACCGAGGGTTCGGTGGCCTTCCAGTTCAAGCACTGCGGCCAGCTGATCTTCGCCCCGGGTACGTCGGAAGACGCGCTGATGGAGGCGGCACTGGACGCCGGCGCCGAGGACGTGATCACCGGTGACGATGGCGCCATCGAGGTGCTGACCGCCGCAGCCGATTTCGAGGCCGTGCGCGATGCGCTGGAGGCCAAGGGTTTCAAGGCCGAGATCGCCGAGGTGACCATGCGTGCCGAGAACAACATTGCGCTGGCCGGCGACGACGCCGCGCGCATGCAAAAGCTGCTCGACGTGATTGAAGACCTGGACGACGTGCAAAACGTCTATCACAACGCTGAACTGGATCTGCCCTGA
- a CDS encoding zinc-dependent metalloprotease, whose translation MPSAWRLKALSAAALLACGLAAQAQTPATPPASAVAGARPTPPAAAPDAAEPKAYDKVITKDASTQAGLFTLHEQKGKFYFEIPKAKLDQNLLMVATAKSVPANTDHAGRALNRDVVRFVLRNHKVYLEEISFAYQGDPSRAIHSAVERSQRATVLAVVPVEAYGKDGAPVIEVSKLFTTEVGDFTARPLVRAAGLDSARSYLDKGRAFPTSLRMDAVHTYTLAPQPLPPGLPLPPGFQMPPQPVRSGTVDMAYSIVELPAQPMMPRQHDDRVGFFSTAHVDYATDDHESTRKRWIARWRLEKKDPGAALSEPVKPVVWYIDSATPEFLVPYIKKGVEAWNVAFEAAGFKNAIQARPFPTKAEDPEFDPDDVRYSLIRWVPSPVPNAYGPHLSDPRSGEILNANIVMYHNILQLQRDWYVTQAGAVDKRAQQLPLPNDLMGDLVAYVVTHEVGHSLGLPHNMKASSTYPTEKLRDPAWLKTMGHVPTLMDYSRFNYLVQPEDKVDTALLFPKVGPYDLFAVRWGYSPIAGATSPEAERATLDAWAREQDSKPWLRFTTPKAEGDLGENTEAVGDADAVLATTWGTKNLQRIVKGLPKMAMAPGRDDRALQELYRAVWGQWGRELGHVAAIVGGYETQNKHGSQPGTIATPTTRANQARAVKFLGEQILATPTWALEPTVTERLPVSEPATLLLNTQRQVLRNLLERSRTARLQLHEAQLGAKAYRVSDLLADLRGAVYSELQGSAAPSPHRRNLQLTYLGVLNERLNNHNPANADDARSAVRAELRTLQALFSAKAAQAGDAGAKAHWGELSHSAQASLDPKLAQAFAPALPLVRPGFAEESCWPGREAWLLQGLSSEEDHSGHRH comes from the coding sequence ATGCCATCTGCCTGGCGCCTCAAGGCCCTTAGCGCCGCCGCCCTGCTGGCCTGCGGCCTGGCCGCCCAGGCCCAGACCCCCGCCACGCCACCCGCCTCGGCCGTAGCCGGCGCCCGCCCGACCCCGCCTGCCGCCGCGCCCGATGCGGCCGAGCCCAAGGCCTATGACAAGGTCATCACCAAGGACGCCAGCACCCAGGCCGGCCTGTTCACCCTGCACGAGCAAAAGGGCAAGTTCTATTTCGAGATCCCCAAGGCCAAGCTGGACCAGAACCTCTTGATGGTGGCCACCGCCAAGAGCGTGCCGGCCAACACCGACCACGCCGGCCGCGCCCTCAACCGCGACGTGGTGCGCTTCGTGCTGCGCAACCACAAGGTCTATCTGGAAGAGATCTCCTTTGCCTATCAGGGCGACCCCAGCCGCGCCATCCACTCGGCGGTGGAGCGTTCGCAGCGAGCCACCGTGCTGGCCGTGGTCCCCGTGGAGGCCTATGGCAAGGACGGCGCGCCGGTGATCGAGGTCAGCAAGCTCTTCACCACCGAGGTGGGCGACTTCACGGCCCGCCCCCTGGTGCGCGCCGCCGGCCTGGACAGCGCGCGCAGCTATCTTGACAAGGGCCGCGCCTTCCCCACCAGCCTGCGCATGGACGCCGTGCACACCTACACCCTGGCGCCCCAACCCCTGCCGCCCGGCCTGCCCCTGCCCCCGGGCTTCCAGATGCCGCCCCAGCCGGTGCGCAGCGGCACCGTGGACATGGCCTACAGCATCGTGGAACTGCCCGCGCAACCCATGATGCCGCGCCAGCACGACGACCGCGTGGGCTTCTTCAGCACCGCCCATGTGGACTACGCCACCGACGACCACGAGAGCACGCGCAAGCGCTGGATCGCCCGCTGGCGCCTGGAGAAGAAGGACCCCGGCGCGGCGCTAAGCGAGCCCGTCAAGCCCGTGGTCTGGTACATCGACTCGGCCACTCCCGAGTTCCTGGTGCCCTACATCAAGAAGGGCGTCGAGGCCTGGAACGTCGCCTTCGAGGCCGCCGGGTTCAAGAACGCCATCCAGGCGCGCCCCTTCCCCACCAAGGCCGAGGACCCCGAGTTCGACCCCGATGACGTGCGCTACAGCCTGATCCGCTGGGTGCCCTCGCCCGTGCCCAATGCCTATGGTCCGCACTTGAGCGACCCGCGCAGCGGCGAGATCCTGAACGCCAACATCGTCATGTATCACAACATCCTGCAACTGCAGCGCGACTGGTACGTGACGCAGGCCGGTGCCGTGGACAAGCGCGCCCAGCAACTGCCCCTGCCCAATGACCTGATGGGCGACCTGGTGGCCTATGTGGTCACGCACGAGGTCGGCCACTCGCTGGGCCTGCCGCACAACATGAAGGCCAGCTCCACCTACCCGACCGAGAAGCTGCGCGACCCGGCCTGGCTCAAGACCATGGGCCATGTGCCCACCTTGATGGACTACAGCCGCTTCAACTACCTGGTGCAGCCCGAAGACAAGGTCGACACGGCCCTGCTCTTCCCCAAGGTCGGCCCCTACGACCTCTTCGCCGTGCGCTGGGGCTACAGCCCCATCGCTGGCGCCACCAGCCCCGAGGCCGAGCGCGCGACGCTCGACGCCTGGGCGCGCGAGCAAGACAGCAAGCCCTGGCTGCGCTTCACCACCCCCAAGGCCGAAGGCGATCTGGGCGAGAACACCGAGGCCGTGGGCGATGCCGACGCCGTGCTGGCTACCACCTGGGGCACCAAGAACCTGCAACGCATCGTCAAGGGCCTGCCCAAGATGGCCATGGCCCCGGGCCGCGACGACCGCGCGCTGCAGGAGCTCTACCGCGCCGTCTGGGGCCAGTGGGGCCGCGAACTGGGCCATGTGGCGGCCATCGTCGGCGGCTACGAGACCCAGAACAAACATGGCAGCCAGCCCGGGACCATTGCCACCCCCACCACACGAGCCAATCAAGCGCGCGCCGTGAAGTTCCTGGGCGAGCAGATCCTGGCCACCCCCACCTGGGCCCTGGAGCCCACGGTGACCGAGCGCCTGCCCGTGAGCGAGCCCGCCACCCTGCTGCTCAACACCCAGCGCCAGGTCTTGCGCAACCTCTTGGAGCGCAGCCGCACCGCGCGCCTGCAACTGCATGAAGCGCAACTCGGCGCCAAGGCCTACCGTGTCAGCGATTTGCTGGCCGACCTGCGCGGCGCCGTCTACAGCGAGCTGCAGGGCAGTGCCGCCCCCAGCCCGCACCGCCGCAATCTGCAGCTGACCTATCTGGGGGTGCTCAACGAGCGCCTGAACAACCACAACCCGGCCAACGCCGACGATGCACGCTCCGCCGTGCGCGCCGAACTGCGCACCCTGCAGGCCCTGTTCAGCGCCAAGGCCGCGCAAGCCGGCGATGCGGGTGCCAAGGCGCACTGGGGCGAACTGTCCCACAGCGCCCAGGCCAGCCTGGACCCCAAACTGGCCCAAGCCTTTGCGCCCGCCCTGCCGCTGGTGCGGCCGGGCTTTGCGGAAGAGAGCTGCTGGCCGGGGCGTGAGGCGTGGTTGTTGCAGGGGCTGAGCTCAGAGGAGGACCACAGCGGGCATCGGCACTGA
- the rlmH gene encoding 23S rRNA (pseudouridine(1915)-N(3))-methyltransferase RlmH, with the protein MQLLLLAVGQRLPAWADEATADFAKRFPPDLPFTLKTVKAEPRTTGKTAAQMMALEAERLIAATPKGARRVVLDERGDRLTSVQLAQRLEGWKLDGRDVVMYMGGPDGLDPALRQSADERLRLSDLTLPHAMARVLLVEGLYRAWSITAGHPYHRE; encoded by the coding sequence GTGCAGTTGCTGCTGCTGGCCGTGGGTCAGCGTCTGCCCGCTTGGGCGGATGAGGCCACGGCTGACTTTGCCAAGCGCTTTCCGCCCGATCTGCCCTTCACGCTCAAGACCGTGAAGGCCGAGCCCCGCACCACGGGCAAGACCGCCGCGCAGATGATGGCGCTGGAGGCCGAGCGCCTGATCGCGGCCACCCCCAAGGGCGCGCGGCGCGTGGTGCTGGACGAGCGCGGCGATCGGCTGACCAGCGTGCAATTGGCGCAGCGCCTGGAAGGTTGGAAGCTCGACGGCCGCGATGTGGTGATGTACATGGGCGGGCCCGATGGGCTGGATCCGGCCCTGCGCCAGAGTGCGGATGAGCGTCTGCGCCTCTCCGATCTGACCCTGCCGCATGCGATGGCGCGGGTGCTGCTGGTTGAGGGCCTCTACCGCGCCTGGTCCATCACGGCCGGTCATCCCTATCACCGCGAATGA
- the purD gene encoding phosphoribosylamine--glycine ligase: protein MRVLVIGNGGREHALAWKLAQGQRVTQVFVAPGNGGTLRDERLKNLPISNPHELADWAEANKIALTVVGPEAPLAAGVVDIFRGRGLRIFGPTKGAAQLESSKAFAKDFMARHGIPTARYEVFSEADAAHAYVDAQGAPIVIKADGLAAGKGVVVAMTLDEAHAAIDMILRDNTLGVSHNVDGARVVIEQFLQGEEASFIVISDGMNVQALATSQDHKRLLDGDEGPNTGGMGAYSPAPVVTPNVHAKAMHEIIGPTIAGMAKDGIPFTGFLYAGLMIDAEGRPYTIEFNARLGDPETQPILMRLKSDLFELLYAATDGRLMEQELQWDRRAALGVVLAAHGYPMNPRKGDVISGLPADQDDAMVFHAGTAANAQGQLVTSGGRVLCATALGESVRVAQTRAYELLEGIHFDGLQLRRDIGHRAVTRK, encoded by the coding sequence ATGCGCGTTCTTGTCATTGGCAACGGCGGCCGCGAACACGCCCTGGCCTGGAAGCTGGCGCAGGGCCAGCGGGTGACCCAGGTCTTTGTGGCGCCGGGCAATGGCGGCACCTTGCGCGACGAGCGGCTGAAGAACCTGCCTATCAGCAATCCGCATGAGCTGGCAGATTGGGCCGAGGCCAACAAGATTGCGCTGACCGTGGTGGGCCCCGAGGCGCCGCTGGCGGCCGGCGTGGTGGACATCTTCCGCGGCCGCGGCCTGCGCATCTTTGGCCCCACCAAGGGTGCGGCGCAGTTGGAAAGCTCCAAGGCCTTCGCCAAGGACTTCATGGCCCGGCATGGCATCCCGACGGCGCGCTACGAAGTCTTCAGCGAGGCCGATGCCGCCCACGCCTATGTGGACGCGCAGGGCGCCCCCATCGTCATCAAGGCCGACGGCCTGGCCGCCGGCAAGGGCGTGGTGGTGGCGATGACGCTGGATGAGGCCCATGCGGCCATCGACATGATCCTGCGCGACAACACGCTGGGCGTGAGCCACAACGTGGACGGCGCCCGGGTCGTGATCGAGCAGTTCCTGCAGGGCGAGGAAGCCAGTTTCATCGTCATCAGTGACGGTATGAACGTGCAGGCCCTGGCCACCAGCCAGGACCACAAGCGTCTGCTGGATGGCGACGAAGGCCCCAACACCGGCGGCATGGGCGCCTATTCGCCTGCGCCGGTGGTGACGCCCAATGTGCACGCCAAGGCGATGCACGAAATCATCGGCCCGACGATTGCCGGCATGGCCAAGGACGGCATTCCGTTCACCGGCTTCCTTTACGCCGGTTTGATGATCGATGCCGAGGGGCGGCCCTACACCATCGAATTCAATGCGCGCCTGGGCGACCCCGAGACCCAGCCCATCCTGATGCGCCTCAAGAGCGATCTGTTCGAGCTGCTCTATGCCGCCACCGACGGCCGCCTGATGGAGCAGGAGCTGCAATGGGACCGCCGTGCCGCGCTCGGCGTGGTGCTGGCCGCGCATGGCTACCCGATGAACCCGCGCAAGGGCGATGTGATCAGCGGCCTGCCTGCGGACCAGGATGACGCCATGGTGTTTCACGCCGGTACGGCCGCCAACGCACAGGGCCAGCTGGTCACCAGCGGCGGCCGTGTGTTGTGCGCCACGGCCTTGGGCGAGTCGGTGCGCGTGGCGCAGACCCGCGCCTATGAGCTGCTGGAAGGCATCCACTTCGACGGCCTGCAGCTGCGCCGAGACATCGGTCACCGCGCAGTCACTCGCAAGTGA
- a CDS encoding S8 family peptidase, with protein sequence MALKKNLIHSLVAAACAAAALPAMAADYVLQAAQWGAAQDAAVQAAGGKARFSHASGVAVVESERADFLSQVLASGAIQSGAPDRVAQFTPNVKSFDMPVDASGVPAVISDAFYPYIQWAPQSVKAPQAWGLGYTGKGVRVAVIDGAVWGSHPDLAANVDTAAARSFVAGAPGSCQVKWDCDTGTAWHGTHVAGIIAAPANGLGVVGIAPEATIVPVKALHSGSGSFGAIISAILYAAGEGRADIINMSLGADFNRGDRDAAELVAAMNKAINTATRQGVLVISAAGNDGYDLDHSGNLITTPAMSGNGLAVSSTGPLGFAMGATNTRRISSYTNYGSSMISVAAPGGDFALEGNAPCMLPRANGSPVVIPCWAFDMVISTVRGSGGPGTGSYSWMAGTSMAAPAASAVAALIKQKYPGASVGALKNMLMNSTDDEGKKGHDPYYGRGFVNALKAVSQ encoded by the coding sequence ATGGCCCTGAAGAAGAATTTGATCCATTCCCTGGTGGCAGCTGCATGCGCCGCCGCCGCTCTGCCCGCAATGGCCGCCGACTATGTGCTGCAGGCCGCCCAGTGGGGTGCCGCCCAAGACGCCGCCGTGCAGGCCGCCGGCGGCAAGGCACGCTTCTCGCACGCCAGCGGCGTGGCGGTGGTGGAGTCCGAGCGCGCTGATTTCCTGAGCCAGGTGCTGGCCTCGGGCGCGATCCAAAGTGGCGCCCCTGATCGCGTGGCGCAGTTCACCCCGAATGTGAAGAGCTTTGACATGCCGGTGGACGCCAGCGGCGTGCCAGCGGTCATCAGCGATGCCTTCTACCCCTACATCCAATGGGCGCCGCAGTCGGTCAAGGCGCCGCAGGCCTGGGGCCTGGGCTATACCGGCAAGGGCGTGCGCGTGGCCGTGATCGACGGCGCCGTGTGGGGCAGCCACCCCGACCTGGCAGCCAATGTCGACACGGCGGCTGCCCGGTCCTTCGTGGCCGGTGCACCGGGCAGCTGCCAAGTGAAGTGGGACTGCGATACCGGCACCGCCTGGCATGGCACTCATGTGGCCGGCATCATTGCCGCGCCTGCCAACGGCCTGGGTGTGGTGGGCATTGCGCCAGAGGCCACCATCGTGCCGGTCAAGGCCCTGCACAGTGGCAGCGGCAGCTTCGGCGCCATCATCTCGGCCATCCTTTACGCAGCGGGCGAAGGCCGGGCCGACATCATCAATATGAGTCTGGGTGCGGACTTCAATCGCGGCGACCGTGATGCCGCCGAACTGGTGGCCGCCATGAACAAGGCCATCAATACGGCCACACGTCAGGGCGTGCTGGTGATCTCGGCCGCCGGCAACGATGGCTATGACCTGGACCACAGCGGCAACCTGATCACCACCCCGGCCATGAGTGGCAACGGCTTGGCGGTTTCCTCCACCGGTCCGCTGGGCTTTGCGATGGGCGCCACCAACACCCGCCGCATCAGCTCCTACACCAACTACGGCTCGTCCATGATCAGTGTGGCCGCACCGGGTGGCGACTTTGCGCTCGAAGGCAATGCACCCTGCATGCTGCCGCGTGCCAATGGCAGCCCGGTGGTCATTCCCTGCTGGGCGTTTGACATGGTGATCTCCACCGTGCGCGGCAGCGGCGGCCCGGGCACAGGCAGCTACAGCTGGATGGCCGGCACCTCCATGGCAGCCCCTGCGGCTTCGGCGGTGGCAGCCCTCATCAAGCAAAAGTACCCCGGCGCGTCGGTGGGCGCGCTGAAGAACATGCTGATGAACTCCACCGACGACGAAGGCAAGAAGGGCCACGACCCTTACTACGGTCGCGGCTTTGTGAATGCGCTGAAGGCGGTCTCGCAATAA
- the nadD gene encoding nicotinate (nicotinamide) nucleotide adenylyltransferase encodes MALTNRQPPRIGLFGGSFNPPHRAHRALAALACQQLDLDRLIVMPAGRPWQKEGQQGYAIAPGADRLAMTRLQMQGLAPVEVSELELQDPEPSTSWGTLQRLQQCHPGAQWWLVMGQDQYGRLSTWKHVDALLGACSLAVAARAGQAVTADPALPPHRMQVLALPADAVSATKIRAALSRGEDITPMVGPEVAGYIAQHPLNGA; translated from the coding sequence GTGGCTTTGACGAATCGCCAGCCCCCAAGGATTGGTCTGTTTGGCGGCAGCTTCAACCCGCCCCATCGGGCGCATCGTGCGCTGGCGGCCCTGGCCTGCCAGCAACTGGATCTGGACCGTTTGATCGTCATGCCCGCAGGTCGCCCCTGGCAGAAGGAAGGCCAGCAAGGCTATGCCATCGCCCCGGGCGCAGACCGGCTGGCGATGACGCGGCTGCAGATGCAGGGCCTGGCCCCGGTGGAAGTCTCTGAGCTGGAACTGCAGGACCCCGAGCCAAGCACCAGCTGGGGCACGCTGCAGCGCCTGCAGCAGTGCCATCCCGGCGCACAGTGGTGGCTGGTGATGGGACAGGACCAGTACGGCCGGCTCTCCACCTGGAAGCATGTGGACGCCTTGCTGGGCGCCTGCAGCTTGGCCGTGGCAGCGCGCGCAGGCCAGGCGGTGACGGCTGACCCGGCGCTGCCGCCCCATCGCATGCAAGTTCTGGCGCTGCCGGCGGACGCCGTCAGTGCCACAAAAATCCGGGCCGCGCTGTCGCGTGGCGAGGACATCACCCCCATGGTCGGCCCCGAAGTGGCCGGCTATATTGCCCAACACCCTCTTAACGGCGCCTGA
- the hemF gene encoding oxygen-dependent coproporphyrinogen oxidase, which produces MNLQTDTVRAYLLDLQQRIVSGLEALDGTPFATDPWQREPGGRLEGEGLSRMLEGGPVFERAAVLFSHVKGRVLPPSATAARPHLAGAPFEALGVSLVIHPHNPFVPTVHLNVRMLSAQPEGGPAVSWFGGGMDLTPYYGFERDAQHFHRVCREAVGPAHYARMKPACDEYFFLKHRGEARGIGGIFFDDFEEGGFDAGFALMRQVGDAFLPAYAPIVERRQGYAYEQRQRDFQAYRRGRYVEFNLVWDRGTLFGLQSGGRTESILLSMPPQANWRYQWEPELGTPEAKLYTDFLPPRDWADAQATALWL; this is translated from the coding sequence ATGAATCTGCAAACCGACACCGTCCGCGCCTACCTGCTGGATCTGCAGCAGCGCATCGTCAGCGGCCTGGAGGCCTTGGACGGCACCCCCTTTGCCACCGATCCCTGGCAGCGTGAGCCCGGCGGCCGGCTGGAGGGCGAGGGCCTTTCGCGCATGCTGGAGGGCGGCCCGGTGTTCGAGCGCGCGGCGGTGCTGTTCAGTCATGTGAAGGGCAGGGTGCTGCCGCCTTCAGCCACGGCGGCGCGGCCGCATCTGGCTGGCGCGCCTTTCGAGGCCCTGGGGGTGAGCCTGGTCATTCATCCGCACAACCCCTTTGTGCCCACGGTGCATCTGAATGTGCGCATGCTCAGCGCCCAGCCCGAGGGCGGGCCGGCGGTGAGCTGGTTTGGCGGCGGCATGGACCTGACGCCTTATTACGGCTTCGAGCGCGATGCCCAGCATTTCCATCGCGTCTGCCGCGAGGCCGTCGGCCCGGCGCACTACGCACGCATGAAGCCCGCCTGCGACGAGTACTTCTTCCTCAAGCACCGGGGCGAGGCGCGTGGCATCGGCGGCATCTTCTTCGACGACTTCGAGGAGGGCGGATTTGACGCTGGCTTTGCCCTGATGCGCCAGGTGGGCGATGCCTTTTTGCCGGCTTACGCCCCCATCGTCGAGCGCCGCCAGGGCTATGCCTACGAGCAGCGCCAGCGCGACTTCCAGGCCTACCGGCGCGGCCGTTACGTCGAGTTCAATCTGGTCTGGGACCGGGGCACCCTGTTCGGCCTGCAATCGGGCGGGCGCACCGAGTCCATCCTGCTGTCGATGCCGCCGCAGGCCAATTGGCGTTATCAGTGGGAGCCCGAGCTCGGCACGCCCGAGGCCAAGCTCTATACCGACTTTCTGCCGCCGCGCGACTGGGCTGACGCCCAGGCCACGGCGCTGTGGCTTTGA
- the rsfS gene encoding ribosome silencing factor — MDIRKLQRAIVDGLEDVKAQGIQVFNTEHLSPLFERVIVASGTSNRQTRALASSVRDAVKKAGFDIMRTEGEDNGEWIIVDCGAAVVHVMQPQIRDYYHLEEIWGEKPVAMKLGAAKGLVKASEDGAAKPAAKKASKSGGSRRSGSAAEALKNEPVALPMTRSEKAAARAAAAEKKAAPAKRASTPRAPAKRAAPAKTSTSAAAPAKRAAPAKKVAAPAKKVSAASPAKPAIKVAAAAPAKKAAAPAKKAPAKKVAVKAAPVKAPAKKAPAKKAAR; from the coding sequence ATGGACATTCGCAAACTGCAACGGGCCATCGTGGACGGCCTGGAAGACGTCAAGGCGCAAGGCATCCAGGTCTTCAATACCGAGCATCTGAGCCCCTTGTTCGAGCGCGTGATCGTGGCCAGCGGCACCAGCAACCGCCAAACCCGCGCGCTGGCCAGCAGCGTGCGCGATGCGGTCAAGAAGGCCGGCTTCGACATCATGCGCACCGAGGGCGAGGACAACGGCGAGTGGATCATCGTGGACTGCGGCGCCGCCGTGGTGCACGTGATGCAACCGCAGATCCGCGACTACTACCACCTTGAAGAGATCTGGGGCGAGAAGCCCGTGGCCATGAAGCTGGGCGCCGCCAAGGGCCTGGTCAAGGCCAGCGAAGACGGCGCCGCCAAACCCGCGGCCAAGAAGGCCAGCAAGAGCGGCGGGTCGCGCCGCTCGGGCAGTGCCGCCGAGGCCCTGAAGAACGAGCCCGTGGCCCTGCCGATGACGCGCTCGGAAAAAGCCGCCGCGCGTGCAGCCGCCGCCGAGAAGAAGGCGGCCCCTGCCAAGCGTGCGTCCACTCCTCGCGCGCCGGCCAAGCGTGCCGCGCCGGCCAAGACCAGCACGAGCGCTGCAGCCCCCGCCAAACGCGCCGCCCCGGCGAAGAAGGTGGCTGCACCCGCCAAGAAGGTCAGTGCGGCCAGCCCGGCCAAACCGGCGATAAAGGTGGCTGCAGCAGCCCCGGCCAAGAAGGCGGCGGCTCCGGCGAAGAAGGCCCCGGCCAAGAAGGTGGCGGTCAAAGCCGCCCCGGTCAAGGCGCCTGCAAAGAAGGCCCCCGCCAAGAAGGCCGCTCGCTAA
- a CDS encoding 1-acyl-sn-glycerol-3-phosphate acyltransferase, whose amino-acid sequence MNPLPLQRLHGRPEFKPRGSALARGLLALFGWRVLFEGFPTRQGVVLVYPHTSNWDFVIGVLVKWAIGVPVRYWGKDSLFKIPVIGAWARWIGGIPVDRKNPKGLVGATVAQVKAAKQAEEFFWLAAAPEGTRSYVPGWRGGAYHVAVQAQVPVGLAYFDFPSKTFGIVDFVQPSGELERDFATFRAVLGDKKGCKPELASPIQLKSS is encoded by the coding sequence ATGAATCCACTCCCGCTGCAGCGCCTGCACGGTCGGCCCGAGTTCAAGCCGCGCGGCAGCGCGCTGGCGCGGGGCCTGCTGGCCCTATTCGGCTGGCGCGTGCTGTTCGAGGGCTTCCCCACTCGCCAAGGGGTGGTGCTGGTCTACCCGCACACCTCGAACTGGGACTTCGTGATCGGCGTGCTGGTCAAGTGGGCCATCGGCGTGCCGGTGCGCTACTGGGGCAAGGACAGTCTGTTCAAGATTCCGGTCATCGGTGCCTGGGCGCGCTGGATTGGCGGCATCCCGGTGGACCGCAAGAACCCCAAGGGCCTGGTGGGCGCCACCGTGGCCCAGGTGAAGGCAGCCAAACAAGCCGAAGAGTTCTTCTGGCTGGCCGCGGCCCCCGAGGGGACGCGCTCCTATGTGCCAGGCTGGCGCGGCGGGGCCTATCACGTAGCCGTGCAGGCCCAGGTGCCGGTCGGCCTGGCCTACTTTGACTTCCCGAGCAAGACCTTTGGCATCGTGGACTTCGTGCAACCCAGCGGCGAGCTGGAGCGCGACTTCGCCACCTTCCGCGCCGTGCTGGGTGACAAGAAGGGCTGCAAGCCCGAGCTGGCCAGCCCGATCCAACTCAAGTCTTCATGA